Proteins from a genomic interval of Actinoalloteichus hymeniacidonis:
- a CDS encoding DUF397 domain-containing protein codes for MTRHPQLAGWRKSSRSQNTTDCVEVGAAPGIVGIRDTKNRDGGTLIIGRPTFDRFIAATKANRLT; via the coding sequence ATGACGCGACACCCGCAACTCGCCGGATGGCGCAAATCCAGCCGCTCCCAGAACACCACTGACTGCGTCGAGGTTGGCGCAGCACCGGGCATCGTCGGCATCCGCGACACCAAGAACCGCGACGGCGGCACCCTCATCATCGGCCGCCCCACCTTCGACAGATTCATCGCCGCAACCAAGGCGAACCGACTGACCTGA
- a CDS encoding DUF397 domain-containing protein, producing MRTAIAEGMTTMNALRGWKKATRSAEATNCVEVGRASNQFGIRDTKNRDGGTLVIDRPTFNRFIAATKASQLTYQVKYAEA from the coding sequence ATGCGGACCGCCATCGCCGAAGGGATGACAACCATGAACGCGTTGCGGGGATGGAAAAAGGCAACAAGATCGGCTGAGGCGACCAACTGCGTCGAGGTAGGCCGAGCCTCCAACCAGTTCGGCATCCGTGACACCAAGAACCGCGACGGCGGCACCCTCGTCATCGACCGCCCGACCTTCAACAGGTTCATCGCCGCAACCAAGGCAAGCCAACTGACCTACCAGGTCAAATACGCCGAAGCATGA
- a CDS encoding DUF397 domain-containing protein: protein MTSVRLQHWRKSSRSAQETDCIEIGDAPGIVGIRDTKNRDGGTLIVDRPAFDRFIAATKANRLA, encoded by the coding sequence ATGACCTCTGTGAGGCTTCAGCATTGGCGGAAATCCAGTCGAAGCGCACAAGAAACCGACTGCATCGAGATCGGTGATGCACCCGGCATCGTCGGCATCCGCGACACCAAGAACCGCGACGGCGGCACCCTCATCGTCGACCGCCCCGCCTTCGACAGATTCATCGCCGCCACCAAGGCGAACCGGCTGGCCTAG